In Desulfofustis limnaeus, the genomic stretch TGAGTACTGTGTCTGTTGTTTATTCCCGAATGTATGCTAATGATTCTCTTCTGCCCAGGGCTAATTGCATAGTTCGTCAAGTAGCTCGGAGGCCTGCCTTTCAGGGACCAGTCATAGATCCCGGTAATTCATCGTGGGGGTGTTGGACGAAAAAGGTATCAACAATCAAAATGATGATCAGCTATGGGTTTGGTCCTGACGGTGTGCGGCCTTTCGCGTTGGCCTTTTGAGTAAGGGTGGGCGCGTTCCTCACATACGGATGCTTCTTTTTGAAATGTTTCTCACTCGTGTGAATGGCAGTTTCCGCATCATTTTTCTGGTGGCTTTCTGGTGCTGCGCTCCTTGTTTCTTTTCCGGTTGTGCCGGGATCTCAAAAGGGATAACGGAGGCCGTGATTGAAGGATCCTCACTGGAAGGCAATAAAAAAACATGTTATGTGCGTGGCCGCCCGTTTCCTGGCCTTGCCGACTTTCTCGCTCATCAGCAGGAAGCTGGATATGTTGACGATGCTCGGCGACCAACGCTGAAGATACTCATGGTGCACGGCATAGGTTCACATATTCCCGGTTACAGCACCCGACTTGCGGAAAACCTGGCATTGAATCTTGGCCTCACACTCGTTGATGAAAAAAACAAGCGTATTACCATTCTTGGGCAAGACGACGGCAAACGTGAACTGGGCATCCTGTCGTTAAACCGTTATCGGGATCGGGCTCTTCAGCAGGAAATGATTTTTGCTGAATTGACCTGGGACCCCATCGTTGCGGAAGAAAAAGCCCAACTTTCTTTTGACAATTCCGGTGAATACTCGTTTCGTCGAACATTTCTCAACAATTCCCTGAAACTGTTTGTCAATGACACGATTCCCGATGTCATGATGTATAACGGTACCTCCCGTTTTCCGATCCAGCGCGCGGTCGGACAAGCCATGTGCTGGTTGATGAGCCATGATTGGCAGACCCTCCCCGATTCCGGAGAAAATTATTGCGACGATCGGGGGGTGGGTGGCCTCTCGAGGATCCATGACGATTTCGTTTTTATCACCCACAGTCTTGGCAGCCGGATCACGGTTGATGTGCTGCAATTGATCGCATCTGCCGTTGCCGTGCGGGCAGAAAACGATCCGGACTGGGGTTCCATCATGAATACGTTGCAGGAGAAGGAATTCACTCTGATGATGTTGTCGAATCAGTTACCCCTGTTGCAAATAGGACAGTCTGCGCCTGAAGTGAGCGGCAGGATCAAGGAATTGTGTGAGCCGCAAGCACCGTTTGCCGATCAGAGGATGTTTAAAACCATCCGTATGGTTGCCTTCAGCGACCCGAATGATTTGTTCAGCTATGCGGTGCCGCAATCGTTTCTCGACGAACATGTCGATTCTCGTCTCTGCCCCGCACTGACCAACGTGATTCTCAATGTCGCCGGAGTCAACAAGCTTTTCGGCGGAGAGTTTGCCAACCCGCTTACCGCCCACACCGAATACGATGCCGATCCGACGGTTATTGACCTTTTATCCCATGGAATTGATACATCAGAAGACAATGCTACAAAAGCAGGCGGTTGTGCCTGGGTCGAAACGGTCTCAACAACCAGGTAGCCTTGCCCCGGAAAAAAATGATAACGAGTATTGCTGCTTCGATACCACCGCTTTGCAAGGCAGGCTGTCCCTGGCGAGGTAGCTGGGCAAAAGGGCAGGGCGCAGATCTGTCACGAGGTGGTGATGAGAAACGATTTTTAGATAAATTTTGAGAGATTGGCCAGGAGTGGACCGCTCAGTCCACCTGTAGCACTACTGAGAAACAATTGAAAACAGCCCAGACTGGATCGCCTTGGTGAAGTCCCAAAGCCAGCGTGCTTTTTGAACTTACAATGGCGCATAGTTCCGTGGTTTCGGAGATTTGGACAACATATTCCGTGTTGATCATGCCTTCCGAGACTTTAGATATTATTCCATAAAACAGGTTTTCTGCACTGCTTGACGGAGCGACGTCACCGTTTAACAGGATAACCAGAGGTGCTTTGATTTCGGCGGTAACCAGCCTTCCCTGGCAAAGCCCAAGATGATCAATGCTGCCATTCGTGATTACTGCTGTGATCGAATGGTTATCGACAGTGCTTAATTCAACCTGCGATTGTATGTCGCCGCGAATAATGTTCGATACTTTACCGATAAACCTGTTGCGAGCGCTTGTTTTCCTTCCAGATTCCTGCTCCATGAATCGTTTGATTACGGCCTGTGCCTCCTCCTTGGAGAAGGACACGTAAGAAGAGGTCAGATTCGGTGTCGAATGGCCGAGGATCATTTGGACAGCGGGCAAGGGTATGTTGCCCTGCATCAACTCTACCGCTCGAGCTTTTCGAATCGCCTCCGGTCCTCCCAGATGTTTCGTGATGCCGCAGGACTCAGCACGCTCATAAAATTTTCGTCGTACAAAACCAGGATCAAGATTGAAAATCGCCTCTGCACTGGTTTGTGACGCAAGGGCCTCAACTCTGGTTTTTATCTCCTCAGCAAGCAGCTGTGAGACTTGCACTCCCCTCGCTTCTTTTGAGCTACTCGTCGCATTTCTGCGGAAACGTATACGGTGTTGATCCCAATCAATATCGGTAGAGGGATTGACGGCCAAAACCTCATGCAGTTTCGCTCCTGTGTAACGAATCAAAAGAAAAACGAGTAAAACAACAGCACGTGAAAGACGTACATTGACTGGCTTGGACTCTTCACTCCACGTCCGGAATGATTGTTCCAGGAGATTCAGCTGAGTGGTGCTCAAACACTCCTCGCTATCCTTGAGCGTAACCATCCGGCCAGCACTCCTATCGGAAAATATGTTTCCAGATAGGCTGTTTTTGTCTTTTTTCTTTGTTTTCATCGAAATTTTCCAGCAACTGAAGGCACCTTGAACGTGGTATGCCCGCTATTTGTTTGACAGGAGGCGATCAAACTGTTACGAATAAAAAAATAATCGTAACAGTTAATAATGTGTTCCTCAAGCTCATTAGTGGTTTGCTGCCAGTTATGACATAACGTTGGCTCCTGGCTCTTTTTCTCTGCTGAGAAACAACGTCGCACCATATTTTGCCGAGTTCACGGAGGGATCCGCGAAATGAGTAATAGCGCTGACAAAAACAAACAGACCGAGCCTAAAGGTGATCGGTCTATGATATCTGAGTCTCATGATGACCAAACCGCTTCTCGGTTCCTTCGTTTCGACAGGGTTGAGTTAGCCGGGGCTTTCGGCGACCTGGGCACGTTATTGCCCATAGTTGTTGCCATGATTTTCATCAATCAGCTGAGCCCATCGGCGGTCTTTCTGGGATTTGGTCTTTTTTACGTGCTTGTCGGTTATTATTACCGTTTACCGATTCCCGTTCAACCATTGAAGGCGGTCGGTGCCATAGCCATCGCTTATCCGGCAATCATCACCGAATCGGTTATTGGTGCCGGAACCGTTGTTTTTGGAGCTTTTCTCCTGGTTGTTTCCGTGACCGGTGTCATGGACAAGATCGCCAGGCTCTTCTCCCAGGCGGTTGTGCGTGGTATCCAATTAACTCTTGGCCTGATATTTCTCAAGAAAGGGATCGAACTCATTATCCACCAGGATATCTTTATGTCGGGAGCACCAGGAGGTATTGCTGGCGTTCCCGTCAACTTCCTGATCGGTATCGTGGTCTTTTGTCTCGTCCTTCTGTTACTCGATAACCGGAAATTTCCGGCCGCCCTTGTGGCTCTCGCAGTCGGTGTGGGCTCCGGGCTGGCCTTTGGCGGCCTCTCTCAATTGACTTTCTCTTTTGGTCCGACAGACATTCATTTTCTTACCCCCAGCCTGCATGATTTCTGGATTGCGCTGACCATGCTCATTTTGCCACAAATTCCGCTTACCATCGGTAATGCCTGCGTCGGTACTGCCGAAACCTGTACGAGTCTCTTTGCCGGCAACGCGCAACTACCCAAGGCAAAAGCGGGGCGATTCGCGTTTACTATGGGCATCATTAATCTGCCCTTTGGGTTCTTCGGGGTTGTGCCGATGTGCCATGGAACCGGAGGATTGGCAGCCCATTACCGCTTCGGGGCAAGAACCGGCGGTGCCCCGATCATGATCGGGATCTTTTTTATAGTCATTGCATTGGTATTGGGGCAACTCGGGTTTTCACTTTTGGCCATCATTCCCCAATCGGTTCTCGGTGTGTTGCTGGTCTTTGCCGGACTGGAGTTATGCCCCTTGCTGAGAAGCCTCAAGACCAATGAAGAGTATTTTGTCGCATTGTTGATTGCCGGAATAGCCCTCACTATTCCCAATATGGCCTGGGCCTTCGGAGTAGGGATCCTTACCGATCTATTCCTGAAAAAAATGAAGGTGAAAATTTGATAAGAGAGGGCAGCCTCCCAAAACGAAAAATGTGGGCACCAGTGCCGGATTCACCGCTTTTCTTTTGGAAGATGCAATATTTTCAGGCTCCACGTGTGTTTTTCCGCGGTGTTGTCAGCGGATGTCCCTTGGTCGATGCTACAGGCCGTATTCCTTGATCTTGTTCAGTAATGTCTGCCGTGCCACACCGAGAAGTTTAGCCGCTTGGCTGCGGTTGTTCCCGGTTTTCTCCAGCGTCATTCGGATCACCTCCCGTTCCATGTCACGAAGCGTCAGGCCCTTCTTGCTTTGGTTTGGCCGGTTACGGACATCATCGGACAGCAGTTGCGGCGGCAGGTCATGCGGGGTGATCTGTTCGCCGAGACAGAGGATAACCGCTCGTTCGATGGTGTTTTCCAGTTCGCGGATATTGCCCGGCCAGTCATGAGCCATCAGGAGATGTAGTGCCTCTTGATGAAACCCTTTGATATCCTTGCGATTTTTTTGAGCGTATTGGCGTAGGAAATGATTCGCCAGTTCGGGGACATCAATACTGCGTTCCCGCAGCGGAGGCAGATGCACCGGTACGACCGACAATCGAAAGAAAAGATCCTGACGAAACGTTCCTGCCTTGATCATCTCTCCCAGATCCTTGTGCGTTGCCGCCAGCAGCCGCACATCGACTTGAATCGTATCGGTCCCGCCAAGTCGCTCGAACTCACCTTCCTGTAACACCCTCAGGATTTTGGCCTGAGTG encodes the following:
- a CDS encoding TOBE domain-containing protein yields the protein MKTKKKDKNSLSGNIFSDRSAGRMVTLKDSEECLSTTQLNLLEQSFRTWSEESKPVNVRLSRAVVLLVFLLIRYTGAKLHEVLAVNPSTDIDWDQHRIRFRRNATSSSKEARGVQVSQLLAEEIKTRVEALASQTSAEAIFNLDPGFVRRKFYERAESCGITKHLGGPEAIRKARAVELMQGNIPLPAVQMILGHSTPNLTSSYVSFSKEEAQAVIKRFMEQESGRKTSARNRFIGKVSNIIRGDIQSQVELSTVDNHSITAVITNGSIDHLGLCQGRLVTAEIKAPLVILLNGDVAPSSSAENLFYGIISKVSEGMINTEYVVQISETTELCAIVSSKSTLALGLHQGDPVWAVFNCFSVVLQVD
- a CDS encoding putative sulfate/molybdate transporter, with amino-acid sequence MSNSADKNKQTEPKGDRSMISESHDDQTASRFLRFDRVELAGAFGDLGTLLPIVVAMIFINQLSPSAVFLGFGLFYVLVGYYYRLPIPVQPLKAVGAIAIAYPAIITESVIGAGTVVFGAFLLVVSVTGVMDKIARLFSQAVVRGIQLTLGLIFLKKGIELIIHQDIFMSGAPGGIAGVPVNFLIGIVVFCLVLLLLDNRKFPAALVALAVGVGSGLAFGGLSQLTFSFGPTDIHFLTPSLHDFWIALTMLILPQIPLTIGNACVGTAETCTSLFAGNAQLPKAKAGRFAFTMGIINLPFGFFGVVPMCHGTGGLAAHYRFGARTGGAPIMIGIFFIVIALVLGQLGFSLLAIIPQSVLGVLLVFAGLELCPLLRSLKTNEEYFVALLIAGIALTIPNMAWAFGVGILTDLFLKKMKVKI